The genome window TAGAAAGATGTAATGGAAGAAGTCTGGCAGTGGGAAGCAAAATGAGGAGAGATATGGAGACCAGTGAGGGacagatggggatgggatagggattgGGATAGGATGGGTACTGGGAGGAGGTGGTGATGGGCATGGAAGTAGGATGAACAGGGAGTGGATGGAGATGGACATTGGATGAGGATGGAGACAGATGGGATGAAGACAGGGAGGTAGGCATGGACATGGGGATGGGTGTGGAGATGGGTATAGGATAGGAATGGAGAAGGGGATAAGGTCAGacattagaacaggctgcccagggcagtgctgcagtcactgttcccggaagtgttcacacaccgtgtagacgaggccctcagtgccatgggttaacagtggtcttggcagtgctggagaacggttggacttgaggagcttaaatgtcttttccaacctggttgattctgtgattctgtgatgggatgggagaaaccagctgcagaaatagacttAAGAGAAGCAGACCCGTATGGGAGGAGAAACTGGAGCTCCTTCACACAGCATTTTACAGCTGGGATCAGGCTGGTCTGACTGCCCCAGTGAAGGAGCAGGACCCAGTGGGCGCCACTGCCCGTCCTGATGGACACAGGGTTTTCCAAACCACGGAAGACACCACGGGAGGCTCCGAGACGGTGTCTTTCATCGTTTGAGTCTGAATTGAGCAATTGGCCAATTCCTCCCTTTCTGTCCCCAAACGGAGGAGTGGGCGCGGGCAGGTGACAGCAGCACTACCCCCGCTTTACAACACGCTTATTCCTTTCTTCCCGCACCTCCCGTTCCGCTCTGGCCGGCCAAATGCCGCATCCTCCCCCGCCTTCGCCGTTTGCTCCCCGAGGCCAAACGGGCGCTGCGGAGATCCCTCCGTCATGGggctgcttttcccttctcccgCCTGCCCGCGGTGCCCTCATAGCCCGGCACTCCCACACCGGGGTTCTGGCTGTCGGCGGCCTGCGGATCCCGCAGTGGATGAAGCCCCGTGTGACCGAACTGagcctctgcagggctgtgtgtgtgtccccagaCCAGCCCCAACCCATGTACCCCCGAAACCCTGTGCGAACCCTGTCTGCGCCTGGAACCCGCCGTCCCACCCGTCCGGACGCCTGCCCCGGTTTGCCCATGGGGACCCAAACCAGCAGCCCCCGCTGGGCCGGCGGGTGTCGGCGGGGTCCAGGAGGGGTCCCGGTTGGGGACTGGCTCTGCCCGCTTCCAGCGCAGCGCTGCGGGAGGCACGGCCTGGATGGGTAGTGCCCCCTGCCTGCGGCCACCGCGCCGAGCCGGGCTGGGGCTTGGCCCAGtcgagccgagccgagccgagccaGGCTCCGACCCGAGTCGAGTGGAACCGCGCCGAGCGCAGCCTGGCTCAGCCGGACTCCGACCCGAGTCGAGTCGAGCagggccgagccgagccgagccgagccgggAGCGCCCCCCACCGCCCCCTTCCGAGCTGCTCACGgcggaggggggaggaggggcgTGTCTCCCCTCCCGGCGGTTCCAATGGGCGCGCTGCGCGGAGCCCCGCCCCCTTACTGACGTCACGACCGTGACATTGTTATGCTAATAAAAGGGCGGGTAAAAGGCGCGgcgcggggccggcggcggcaTCGGGAGCGGTGCGGAGTGACGGGACCGGCGGGGGTCACCGGCGGGGATCAGCGGCGGGGCCCGAGCGCTGCGCGCcggcaccagcagcagcagcgcccGCAGCAGCAGCGCCCGCAGCAGCCCCGCAGCTCCGCCGCAGCCCCACCGCATGCCCGCGCGGGCGGAGGCGGCGCCGTCCCTGCGGGGCGGCGGGCGGGAGGTGGCGGCATGAGCCAGAGTGAGGTGTCCCCGTGCGCGGCGCCGCCGCCGAGCCAGCGCGTGTTCCAGGAGGCGGTGCGGCGCGGGAACACCAAGGAGCTGCAGTCGCTGCTGCAGAACATGACGAACTGCGAGTTCAACGTCAACTCCTTCGGGCCCGAGGGGCAGACGGCGCTGCACCAGTCCGTCATCGACGGCAACCTGGAGCTCGTCAAGCTCCTCGTCAAGTTCGGTGCCGACATCCGCCTGGCCAACCGGGACGGCTGGAGCGCGCTGCACATCGCCGCCTTCGGGGGCCACCAGGACATCGTCCTCTACCTGATCACCAAGGCCAAATACTCCGCCGGTGCCCGGTGATGCCGGGAccaccccctctcccccctcccctcgcCCGGCCGCCAAAGCTGCTCCCGGCCCCGCGCGGGGTTTATTTGGCGAAGACCCGGGTCCCCCCCGCAAAGCGCCGCCGTTCGCCTGCTTCGAAAGTTGTTTcgttgttgtttttctccttccaagGGTTGTTTTCCTACTGTAATAcgttgtgtttttttttctcctccatctaCCTCGGCTGCACTCACAGTATTCACGGTTTCAGTTTGACATCTGGGCAGATGCTTTAAgggctcccccctcccctctccgCTAATATTTAATCCTCCCTCCCCGCTCCCCTTGGCCTCATCCCGCCGACCTGAAGTATCTGGCTCAGAAGCGAATTCATTTCAACGCTCCCCAAACCCCCCCTCACTCTCCTGCCCCGGTGCCCGGTCCCCTCGAGGCCCTGTCATGGGCTGGGAGTTCCCGGCGGCCCTTCCCGGcaaagaaaagtgggaaaacctTCCTCCTCCAGGAAGCTCCCAGTGTTTTCCCACCACTGATTTTTGTCTCTTCCCAAGGCGACTCCATTGGAATACGACCGACACGGTTTTCTCACCCCAACTGCTCTTCTTGTATTTTGCGTTGGGTTTTCTCCTCTGGTTCTTTTTGTTTCGGTTTTTTTTATGGGTGTCTGAAGAGAATCTGTGTCCTCACCCACCTTGAATCCGTTTAGCACACGTGAGATCCCAGGAAAAGACATTGAATCCTTCTGGTTTTATGAGTAAAGGAGGATTAGCAAATCCTGGACttgtgtttttgtgtttcttttaaagaagtGAATAAACTctggaggcagaggagctgcttttGCACAGGAAGGGCCGCGAGCgctctctgctgcctggagagATGCCGGAAAACTACTGAAAATAGTTTgggaattttattatttttttcttttggtgaaaCTTGGATAACACTTCTCAATGCAGAACGACTCCTTTGATGTCTGTAGATTCACCCGTCTTTTATATGATATATATCtccatatatatttataaaagaaagggaggaagaggaagccACCTGAAGTTGCATTCGGAAGTGACTGCACGTATAATCgcaaatgctgctttttattgCTATGGCACAAGAACATCCATTTGGAAAATGCGGAAGATTTCCGAAGTCTCCTCTCTCCCGCTGGTCCTTCAGCCCTGTCCATCTGCACTAAAGCCATCCGTCTCACTGTCGCCTCCCCGCTCCTCCCCCTCTcgctccctgcatcccaaccattcccattaaaaaaggcaaatagtTACCTGCTGGTTTATTTGGGTTGTGTCTTAACTATTTATCATGTCTGTATATATTTGTGGGTGAAGATTGTGAGCCTGGTTTTGTTGGAAGCTGGTGGTGAGTGTTTCAGAAATATGGTTTGGGAAATATGCCTTCTTGTTGTTGTTCTAGTCTTAAAACTAAAACACTTGAGTCTGCCATGATGATTTCCCATTGCACTGAATATATCCCGCTTTGTCTCCAATGGGTTCActgcagtttggttttggtttttctccaCTTCAACTCTTTGAGATGATTCTTTTAAAAGCTCCAGATttcaagaagcagaagagaagcagcCCTGTCGCAAGCGCCTGCTGCCGATGCTGCCATTCCCAAGGAACTGCTTGGCCCAAGTCTTCTCTGTGAGCATGGAAGGGGGTGTCCAGCACCTCCCCTGGTGCTTCTGTGTGACAGTGATGGGGTGGGAACAAGATCTTTTCTAGCAAGGTTTTGTCGTCGTTACCAGATGGTTGcacatttatattattttttgtttttattttgactaAATGGATTTGCCGCAAGGAAATGTCATAACATTTATGACATTGTATTAAAAGTGTATTGTAAAGCCAAGTTCTAGATggagtttttaaaaagaagcctTGGTTATAAACCCAGTCTAAAGGGAGCTCTGTCCAGTGTTGTAAAGACAACATGATGTAAcccatatttatatttttataaaatacctATTGAGACTGTGAATCTCCTGTGTGAATTGCTGGGTGAGTCGTTGAAGAAAACTATTGTTCCTTTCCAGCCTCCTGGAGCTTTGGACACACTGAGATTTGGGGAGTCTGTACGTCGGGGACGGGGGTTTGCTCTGAAATTGTGAGTTGATGTATTTTTACATCCCTGTtgtattttactgaaaagcTGCTGCCCTTCCTAGTCCCTGGAGTTTCAATTTTCTATGcaacccccaccccccctcgTCTCTCTTGATCCTGAGAAATAAAAGGGATGCAGATTGATTCAAATTGAAATGAgggtccccccccccgccccccttGTTGGCTCATCGTGCTGCTGACCCTTCATGCCAAAACGGGGAGTacaagaaaaagcaaggaaagaggCAGGTGGGGGAGGCTCCTTCGGGCATGACTGGTGCCTTCCAGCAGTcatcttattattatttttgtaagaaGAATATATTGCTAATGTCAGTGGAATAAGCAGACATTGAAGCTGATGCACAGATTGCTCCAGAAAGGAGTTTTTCTGTAGATTTTCCTTTAGATGCGAATaccttttttaattatgttaattAATGTTAAGGATTTTTAGGCTTATATTGAAGCTGTATGTGGGTCACTATATGATCATTTCTAACTGGATAAAGTCTGTACAGTACAGCATATTCCTGAGTGTATGATAGAAACGTGTAGCCCCAGAGTGcgaaatttataaataaatttttcattgatctttttataaaaaaatgaaaaagactttTTATGTTTGTTCCTTCCCACAGGGGTGGTGATGCTGGGGGGAGGGGAGTGTTCGTCCCCCCAGGTTCCTTGTTTTGTGCCAAATCACAGAAGCCTAGcctgatttgtgttggaagggatgttaaagctcctccagctccaacccctgccacaggcagggaccccttccactggagcagcttgctccaagcccctgtgtccaacctggccttgagcactgccagggatggggcagccacagcttctctgggcaccctgtgccagcgcctcagcaccctcacagggaagagcttctgc of Melopsittacus undulatus isolate bMelUnd1 chromosome 11, bMelUnd1.mat.Z, whole genome shotgun sequence contains these proteins:
- the NRARP gene encoding notch-regulated ankyrin repeat-containing protein translates to MSQSEVSPCAAPPPSQRVFQEAVRRGNTKELQSLLQNMTNCEFNVNSFGPEGQTALHQSVIDGNLELVKLLVKFGADIRLANRDGWSALHIAAFGGHQDIVLYLITKAKYSAGAR